One Periophthalmus magnuspinnatus isolate fPerMag1 chromosome 4, fPerMag1.2.pri, whole genome shotgun sequence genomic window, TCAGATCAAATCACAGAAGGAGAAATACGTAAGCTCAGGCTCCGCTGACTCTGGCatattaaaaagaataaaaatccaTCTTTCaccttttttaatctttttatcCACTTGGCTTTTTCCCTCATGATTACTTTCAATGCTGTGTGATGGATTGATCTTTGCCCGTGTTTGTGTTTGCAACTGGTTATAATATTATCACAGTAAACATTGAATACTCACACAACATTTTGGTGACTTGCTGCCGGCGTGCCTTCTGCTGCTGAGTTCGGACATTACAAAAGCTGTCTTGCCCAAACCCGGACTTCGACTCCAGTGTTTGCCTCAGCTTCTCCCTTTTCAGCTGTAACCCTATCAACAGGTAGAGGGCGCTAATGGTGAGCATGGGCAGGCAGAAGAAGAGCAGCGTGGTAATTTGGATGGTCAAGTTGTAGATCCAACGCGGTTTCACCAACGTGCAGATCGCAGTGTCCGGTATCTCGACAGCTACGAAACCATTGCCGTCTGGGTTGATCATTGGTCTATGAAGAGTAGTGACTCCGTGAAGGCTTGTGTTTGGAATTGCGCACAAAATGGACACCCCCCAGACTGTCAGGATCACCCTTTTAGCGTGAGTACGTGTTACGACATATTTGGCACGTAACGGATGCACTACTGCGATGTACCTCTCCACGCTAAGAGCTGTGACATTTAATATGGAAGCTAGGCACACTGTCTCGAAGAGGAACGTTTTAAAATAGCAACCACCTTTTCCTAGGAGAAAAGGGTAATTCTGCCATAGTTCATATAATTCAAGTGGCATGCCAAGCAACAGCACCAGCAGATCTGAAACTGCCAAACTAAAGAGGTAGTAATTTGTCGGTGTCCACATCACTTTGTTCCGTACAATGACGGTACACGTGAGTACATTCCCCACTACGCCAATTAAGAAGATAAGCAAGTAGATGAGGCATACAGGCAGGAATACAGTGGATCGCTGGGGACCAAGATATTTCTCCAGATAATCCTCTTCGGACAAGCATATGTCCTCCAAATCAATATGGCTACTGTTTAATGTCAAATTGTGACAGGCTTCCCCCTCAGGGCAGTGGTAATGGCCTTTGCCAGCTAATAAAGGTAAGGTGCAGTTGTACATGGACAtcttggttgtctccatggaaatgactgtaaaagagaaagagacagattaaacagaagaagaaaataatatgtttatttatgtcaCGCTAATTGCTGAGCAGGTTagagtttacagtttgtttagaACTCTATTACATGTATAGTAttttggaagttgcagtaataATTCATTAACATTTAAGCATTCAGTTAAGTTAAAATGGGGGCTTGGGTGTATTTTATTTCCCAAGACTAATTAATTAGCCGTGGTGTGCAGTCAGGGCAATCAAGGcatgtcaaaagtataattaaatagttatgAAATATATCCAAATAATACCATTTTCCCTTCACTTCTGACTGTTTGAAGCAGTGTGGGGGTCATAGAgtcctttagtacaccctaTTGGCCACTGAGTGGACTGCATCAAGCGCGGTTCTGAACATCTCATTGACATGTGTTGTTGTCCTGTGCTATAGAGGTTGTGGCACACTCTCTACATGTGCTTTTACAACCGGAAGTGTGTTTTAGAAAagcgctgaataaaccccatggtCTTCTGTGGAGATTTCTTGTGAGTGCGCATGTGCAGCAGGAGACGACAGCAGCAGTGCCAATTTTCAACAAAAGTGACTGAAATAACTTGCTTTTAGCTTCACATTTATAGTGATTAGATATTAGGTAGTAATACAAGAagtcatttaatcaaaaataaTGAGGAAAGATGTGGCTTTGATTTTCATATTAGAGGTGAGTGTGAGTGCTGTTCTAACACAAGACTgtgtttaacctcctgagacccgagctcttgcatgacgtgctttattaatttctctttgttatttgggctggctaggacctgatgagtctaaatacaaagaattatctttttacattatgtagtttctgagaaaaaaatatgtaaatcaaatgtcctcatatgtggacattttactcattttgataaaacatttgaataatgatttgtagAAACTATTTATTAtaaccctgaacacagcaacatttgtcctgaatgtaaaaacaaaatgagaaacaacaattgtgcctcttggaacaatgtgtctcatgtgaagagctgctgacaggagcaggaagaaaaacaaaaaaaattaaaatcaaatattctaaacattctaaacagttaaaaatgaatatatataatatatttacattgtttctgttcttgtatgctgttattcttcatctaataatttgcactgtggcccaGACAAGCCAAaaacgtgttgtccacatatgaggacttTAAGGGGACGTTTATAGTAAGGTTGTATTctaagtgcacctgtctgactagtgcacctgtctgaaaagtgcacctgtctgataagtgcacctgtctgaccagtgcaccagTTTAACCAGTgaccataataataatttcatagaTAACAATAGTACTGAATCCTCAGCTGCATACATGAGGTGTAAGAGTAGGACAAATCTATGAAGAAACAAATAGCCCACTTACTAGGCCTGTTTGTACAGAGGGTGTCAAATACAGTCCAAAATATTAATAAAGTGTAGGTCTAGGCCTCTAGATCTAGGATCTAATTAACTCCAAATGGCTCAGTATATTtaatgtcagtaaaaataaagatactATTTTGCTATGTAGTTGGTATAAAAAGTGGTGCTATTAAATTGTTTTCGATTAAATATTGATATCCATGCCAAGTCTGCTTGCCTACCCATTAAAGTCTCTGCGCACTACTGCTATACCGATGAAAATAGATCTGAACTGAAGTAAGAAATTGGCCCAACTAAATAATGACTACTATGTgttaatcaggtctaaactaggattagCCCCAACGACTATCACAGTGCAAAGGCATAATTAATATTGCCACCTATGGTGCAAGTACCACGGTTTGAGAACCATACTGCGAAAAGCCAATTCTCAATTATATGTTAATGGTTCCATTCTGAGTAATTTCCTTAACAATAAATTGCAAAAGCTTTGGCTGCTGTTCCTGCCAAAGACTAAACTCTAATTGTCCTCAGAACCAAAAGCAAATCATTTTTGAAAAGCCATCTGCTTCCCTCTCTCAGCGTCTGATGAAACCCTTTTAGCCTTGGCACAAATATGATAAACATTATCTGTGATAATTGCAAAGTCACTGGTTTCACTTTCCTTCATGATAGCCACAACAATAATCAATATAATATCAATATAAATTTCACAGGCAGTAGATTTAAGTAtacaaacattatttttactgtgGAAGTCCTTTGCTGAGCTTTGTGCCAGCACTACATTCATTTTCTCCACATACGTCCGCTAGTGtgtattattctagcctgaagTGGGCTACATCCTGGATAATACTTGCAAGTCAGTGTGGTTCTGGGCTTACAGGGGTAAAATTGGGATTGAAACAAAAAGTAATGCAAGCAGaagttaaatttgttttttatttaattattcctTAAATCTTTTCCTGAGCAGAAACGTCTTATTGACCCGTTGGTGCGCTGAAATGAGGGCAATGCATCCCACGGTAAAGGCTTGAGCTGGGAATGGGACCAAGTTCTCAATACATCACTATATTCTATTCTAGTTACCTTGACCCATTACATGCGTGGGTGGTACAGTTGTTCTATGGTAAGTGTAATGAACAGCACTGAAGAAGAAAGTAGTTGGCCAATGCACCGATTTATGACGTGTGGTTAGATCGTAATCACCTCACACCTGAATATGTTTGTTTAATCCCTCAATTGCCCAGGTTCCACTGCAATAGAAAATGTAATTCTGGCAATTGGAGAGAAGATTTGGAGTTAATGCGCTTCACAACTCATCCAAGAGACATCTTCAGTTCTGAGGATACCACAATCTGTAATTAGTTAAGTCTATTGAACTAACATCGGTGTGAACTGTCACCCAAGTCATATAAGCGTGTGAATGATcatgtccagctgacagaattacacttttttttgcaataacacCTCAATAATTGTATATTTCAGTTGAATCATTATATACTGATTGACAGACGTGTCATGTTTTACAATCCATGCCGTGCTTTATAAACTACTATAGTGTTGTGACAAGGCACAAGTCAGTTCGCACACACAAAGCTTGCACATACTGCTGACCTTTGCGTGACCTTTAGGCTAAAGCAAGACGCGATCTGCACATTTGCTCTGTAAATAAAATTCAGCCCTACCTGTTGCTCAAAGGGACACACATCAGTCAGCCGTGACGTATTTTCTTTGAAATCATTGAAGACTTTTGATCATTTGTTGAAGGAAACTAATTTGATTGTAATCATATTTGAGGATTAAGGTATTTTCTTTCAATGCAATGTAATATAAGCCTCTGATCGGACACACAGTTGTGCCTTGTAAAGTGGTCAATTATTTCAATGTAAATTTCCAACTTCCTGCCTTACATGTGGATAATGAGATTTTTCCTTGTTGTGTAACTAAGATGATCCTACATGCAGCAATTACTTTCCCATATATTTACATGAATCAAGTCCAAGGTTTTTGCCCATGACTTACTCTCACAAAGAGGCACTCATGTCTGCTTgcataaataaagtaatgaaCCCTACACAGAATCATCTCTTGACAAACtttatacttatatacttaactacataaaaaagaaaaaaaaaagtgttggctTGTCACTCACATGTAACTTATACAACTTGAGACCCATTAGATTAGGTTGTTACTATCTTTGGTATGGGAGTTGGAAAAGAGAACTCCATACATGATTATACTGCACATACCAGTCCTATTGCATATGATCACTTGTATTCCCAGTACACTGCCTCATAAATACAAGTATTTGGCATTTCCTCTAGGATTGAGATACATTGAGTGTCATGGTCTTAAAGTGAACGTTTATTTCGCAAAGAAATCATGACTTCCAATTCTGTAacgtaatgtaatgtaaaggtGATGTAGAGAAGTACCAGCATGATGAAAGTGATCCCCATAAAGATTTTCCTTTTGATTTCCATGTAATAGCCTTGACTCTCAGTATGTTATATCTTTATCATGCAATCGACCTGTTGGCATGGACCTATGGCATGCAAAATACACTTAGACTGTATATTATCACAGTGCAGTTTCTGTTTATGATGTGAAAGCATTACTACATTTACTATGATTCATCTTTACATACCTTCATTGAATACACAACAAATGACGCTGGGCTGAACCACCAATTTTCTGTTATGTGACAAGTCAATCTATATGGCATGCACTAATTTGGACATAATAAAAGTGTTTGtttgctttgaaatgtaaatattcACATTATTTTGTCTATTAACGCACACCCAGTCACATCTCAGGCTGCATGTGTGCATTCTGTCTAGAAAACTGTGATGAATAATACAAATCCCaggaaaagaataaaagtctaagATGTCTGCACTACTTAATACTCAAGATTGCCATATATATCATATGTTATAGATCAAATCATTTTTTCAAACACTTTCCATCTTTTTGACCCCCACCTATGGCTTTAACCTACATGCCCacataaaagacacatttttctctcatttcagACACTGACTGAACATCTCTGCCCCTGGTTCATTGTTCAAAAACACTTTCATAACTTTGATATTTGACACAATTACAATAGGCAGTCTTTcagggacagaagagagaatCGAAACAATGATAGTAGCACTCGGTAAATGTCACATAGCCTGGCTTTGGAGCTGGCAGTGCTTTAAACCATTTGGAGGAGGGCAGCTACATTTCATGGACCAGTCACTATATTTTATGAAACTAGTTAGTGTGATTGTTCATTCGAAAAGGTTTAAATGTCATCTGGAGAATCTCTGTCTATAACAAACCTATATTTTATCGAACTGAACAATTAAAAATACAGGAGTGGTGATTATATTTTTGGTTCCAAACATATATATTGTGCCATTGAAAACATTAATTTTATGGAAtccaattttagttttgttttcatggTCAAATGTTCACTAGTTTACATATAAATTTTCACTCTGTGTGCCCACCACATATTGTGTATGTAACATGGTCAACAAGTCTCTTCGAGGAAATTGAATGAGTACATCACCtgattttttataataatgtcaAGACAGCAAGAAGCCACACTTTATGAGTAAATGGATTACTTCTGATTACACCTTTTCCATTTTCACACAATCCAGTTAGTTACACTAGGCTTGAAGCAGACCACTCAGACAGATGAAGGTGAGGGATGAAATGAGAATC contains:
- the nmur1a gene encoding neuromedin-U receptor 1, whose product is MSMYNCTLPLLAGKGHYHCPEGEACHNLTLNSSHIDLEDICLSEEDYLEKYLGPQRSTVFLPVCLIYLLIFLIGVVGNVLTCTVIVRNKVMWTPTNYYLFSLAVSDLLVLLLGMPLELYELWQNYPFLLGKGGCYFKTFLFETVCLASILNVTALSVERYIAVVHPLRAKYVVTRTHAKRVILTVWGVSILCAIPNTSLHGVTTLHRPMINPDGNGFVAVEIPDTAICTLVKPRWIYNLTIQITTLLFFCLPMLTISALYLLIGLQLKREKLRQTLESKSGFGQDSFCNVRTQQQKARRQQVTKMLFVLVVVFGICWAPFHTDRLMWSFINNWTDSHLEIFQYVHVISGVFFYLSSAVNPILYNLMSTRFREMFKEVMCHRPHHMTPRKHSLSVTRVTVRSTLSDVPLSNGAAIVEVEDGEVRGKDETSFSF